A part of Macadamia integrifolia cultivar HAES 741 unplaced genomic scaffold, SCU_Mint_v3 scaffold_138A, whole genome shotgun sequence genomic DNA contains:
- the LOC122070896 gene encoding 3,9-dihydroxypterocarpan 6A-monooxygenase-like, which translates to MIGELVALLGKTNVSDIFPILARFDLQGIERKAKEVMSWADTILDSVIEERLKMEAVQEKKRSKDDDDVGSKDYLGILLELNKQQGDDKAALSMKQLKALLLDIVSAGTDTTTTTLEWAFAEMMQKPYTMRKAQEKLGQVVGMSNKVEESHISKLPYLNAVVKETLRDPDAWEGPLEFLPERFLREKNEYDCKGNNFNYLPFGSGRRICPGIPLAERMATYMLASLLHSFEWRLPENVELDLSEESGLVLKKKAPLVIIPTPRLSNVELYN; encoded by the exons ATGATAGGGGAATTGGTTGCTTTACTTGGTAAGACCAATGTTTCAGATATATTTCCTATCCTTGCTCGCTTTGATCTACAAGGGATTGAAAGGAAAGCTAAGGAGGTAATGTCTTGGGCTGATACAATCTTGGATTCAGTAATCGAAGAACGGCTTAAAATGGAAGCAgtgcaagagaagaagagatccaaggatgatgatgatgtggggAGCAAAGATTATTTGGGAATTCTCTTGGAGCTTAATAAGCAACAAGGAGATGATAAAGCAGCATTAAGCATGAAGCAACTCAAGGCCTTGTTACTG GACATTGTTTCAGCTGGAACAGacaccacaaccacaacatTAGAGTGGGCTTTTGCAGAGATGATGCAGAAACCTTATACAATGAGGAAAGCACAAGAAAAACTGGGTCAAGTAGTTGGAATGAGTAACAAAGTGGAAGAGTCCCACATATCCAAGTTGCCATATTTAAATGCAGTGGTGAAAGAAACTCTCAG GGATCCCGATGCATGGGAGGGTCCTTTAGAGTTCCTCCCTGAGAGGttcttaagagaaaaaaatgaatatgaTTGTAAGGGCAACAATTTTAATTATCTTCCCTTTGGATCTGGAAGAAGGATATGTCCAGGGATTCCCTTAGCAGAAAGGATGGCAACTTACATGTTAGCTTCTCTCTTGCATTCCTTTGAGTGGAGATTGCCAGAAAATGTAGAGCTTGATCTATCAGAAGAATCTGGACTTGTGTTGAAGAAAAAAGCACCACTTGTCATCATCCCAACTCCAAGATTATCTAATGTAGAGCTCTACAATTGA